Proteins from a single region of Synechococcus sp. WH 8109:
- a CDS encoding DUF1651 domain-containing protein: MLRHNAIEAWETMWKTGWRRFPPPVS; encoded by the coding sequence ATGCTCAGGCACAACGCGATTGAGGCTTGGGAGACGATGTGGAAGACGGGCTGGAGACGCTTTCCCCCGCCTGTGAGCTGA